A region of Vitis riparia cultivar Riparia Gloire de Montpellier isolate 1030 chromosome 12, EGFV_Vit.rip_1.0, whole genome shotgun sequence DNA encodes the following proteins:
- the LOC117926119 gene encoding uncharacterized protein LOC117926119, translated as MDRDCDEGEGGGGDGLPEIPMEAWEMIERVKEIMREYTDDEIYAMLLECEMDLNETVQRLLSPETFERVKEERERRKEKKIAEEKRLHDIGSSSDFGDRGGSHRHSENTSYKGESGYSAADEYKRQSIGAGDAISSAQSSQVLQPARPGARERASMADIVRRGRPGTRRHVSKADVVGMGGPGANTSSLPITSTGTSPPLVGAVPEQCGVPNTSSPRSTLDEACFPPLGRTPKRSSYRVTPPFVPSPVEAEPHQALHSPNPCDTAEMSQDCQPDEVEASVSSEQLAEYSASVILIHNVMAAYLLKL; from the exons ATGGACAGAGACTGTGACGAGGGTGAAGGTGGTGGGGGTGATGGGTTGCCAGAGATACCGATGGAAGCGTGGGAGATGATAGAGAGAGTGAAAGAGATTATGAGAGAATACACTGACGATGAAATCTATGCCATGCTTTTAGAATGTGAAATGGACCTAAACGAGACAGTTCAGAGGCTTTTGTCTCCAG AGACATTTGAAAGGGTGAAGGAGGAACGTGAAAGGAGAAAAGAG AAAAAGATTGCAGAAGAAAAAAGGCTTCATGACATTGGTAGCAGTTCAGATTTTGGGGATAGAGGTGGTAGTCATCGTCATTCTGAAAACACTTCCTACAAGGGAGAGAGTGG TTATTCTGCTGCTGATGAATATAAAAGACAATCAATAGGTGCAGGTGATGCCATCTCATCTGCTCAATCATCTCAAGTATTACAGCCTGCTCGCCCAGGGGCCAGGGAACGTGCTTCAATGGCTGATATTGTGAGGAGGGGCAGACCAGGGACCAGGAGACATGTTTCAAAGGCTGATGTTGTAGGGATGGGCGGACCTGGTGCCAATACTTCCAGCCTGCCAATTACGTCAACTGGAACTTCTCCCCCTCTTGTTGGGGCAGTACCAGAACAATGTGGTGTGCCCAATACTTCCAGCCCGCGAAGTACATTAGATGAAGCTTGTTTCCCACCTCTTGGAAGAACACCAAAACGATCCTCTTACCGTGTCACTCCTCCCTTTGTTCCGTCACCAGTGGAGGCAGAACCACACCAAGCTTTGCATTCTCCAAATCCTTG TGATACAGCTGAAATGTCCCAGGACTGCCAGCCAGATGAGGTCGAAGCATCTGTATCCAGTGAACAATTGGCAGAGTATAGCGCTTCAG TTATATTGATACATAATGTTATGGCTGCATACTTGTTAAAGCTTTGA
- the LOC117927061 gene encoding cyclin-L1-1-like yields MIYTAIDTFYLTDEQLKNSPSRKDGIDEATETTLRIYGCDLIQESGILLRLPQVVMATGQVLFHRFYCKKSFARFNVKRVAASCVWLASKLEESLRKARQVLIVFHRMECRRENLPVVHLDPFSKKYAELKTHLSRTERHILKEMGFICHVEHPHKFISNYLATLKTPPELRQEAWNLANDSLRTTLCVRFKSEVVACGVVYAAARRFQVPLPENEPWWEVFDAEKSAIDEVCRVLAHLYNLPKAQYIPVCKDGDSFTSSNKSQDSQTQPVSKEVLQSGPSANNDTVTPKAASALINPESGGSKNSMVKQALDMLKESKKGDDDPKSMAVEGEGREEPIPSKSEHRTEASGERNKERDKERERERDRDRDRERERERERAKARDRDRGRDSDRERERDEIDKDREKVKDRKHRSKDKGKDSGGHSEKSRHHSSRDRDYHSSSYSSREKDRHRHHPYS; encoded by the exons ATGATTTACACAGCAATTGACACATTCTATCTAACCGATGAGCAGCTAAAGAACTCGCCTTCCAGGAAAGATGGTATAGATGAAGCAACTGAAACGACCCTTAGAATTTATGGTTGTGATCTCATCCAAGAAAGCGGCATTTTACTGAGACT ACCTCAAGTAGTAATGGCCACTGGCCAGGTTTTGTTCCATCGCTTCTACTGCAAGAAGTCATTTGCCCGTTTCAATGTGAAG AGAGTTGCTGCCAGTTGTGTTTGGCTAGCATCAAAACTGGAAGAAAGCCTTAGAAAAGCAAGGCAAGTCCTCATTGTTTTCCACAGAATGGAATGCAGGAGGGAGAACTTACCCGTTGTGCACTTGGACCCATTTTCTAAG AAATATGCCGAATTGAAGACTCATTTGAGCAGAACTGAAAGACACATCTTGAAAGAGATGGGTTTTATTTGTCATGTGGAGCATCCTCATAAATTCATATCAAACTACCTTGCCACCCTCAAAACTCCTCCAGAATTGAGGCAAGAAGCTTGGAATCTTGCAAATGATAG CTTGCGCACAACCTTATGTGTTCGATTTAAGAGTGAGGTGGTGGCTTGTGGGGTTGTATATGCGGCCGCTCGTAGGTTTCAAGTACCCCTTCCTGAGAATGAACCATGGTGGGAGGTATTTGATGCAGAGAAGTCTGCAATTGATGAAGTTTGCAGAGTCCTGGCTCATCTATACAACCTTCCAAAGGCACAGTATATCCCAGTGTGTAAGGATGGAGATTCTTTCACATCTTCTAACAAGTCACAAGATTCACAAACTCAGCCAGTTTCAAAG GAAGTTTTGCAGAGTGGCCCATCAGCTAATAATGATACTGTCACTCCCAAAGCAGCTTCCGCGTTGATTAATCCAGAATCAGGCGGGTCCAAGAATTCAATGGTAAAACAGGCCCTTGACATGTTGAAGGAATCCAAAAAGGGTGATGATGATCCCAAGAGCATGGCTGTGGAGGGAGAGGGTAGAGAAGAGCCCATACCATCCAAGTCTGAGCATAGAACAGAGGCAAGTGGGGAAAGGAACAAGGAGAGAGACAAGGAAAGGGAAAGGGAGAGAGACAGGGACAGGGACagggaaagggaaagggaaagggaaagagCAAAAGCACGGGACCGTGATAGAGGAAGGGATTCTGATAGGGAACGGGAGCGAGATGAGATTGACAAGGACCGAGAGAAGGTGAAGGATAGAAAACATCGGTCTAAGGATAAAGGAAAAGATTCAG GAGGGCATTCAGAGAAATCAAGACATCACTCATCTCGAG ATCGGGACTACCACAGCTCCTCTTATTCTTCAAGGGAGAAGGATCGCCATAGACATCATCCTTACTCTTGA
- the LOC117927125 gene encoding extensin-like isoform X1, giving the protein MEKGETLSGLPTAHSSLHKLNRLQCELGEASGAQVDDSSVGNLDFRNPENHGDEQPRIISDADRENSASSCARERQGIVGPSLSSEAHAYSDSLPSFQEPTEYSSRESEFFLKFLAEQIQSSRHSSGGSYSSRPTNFVPEDVRQDTFSVSGLPSQALPSIHIAPETTLPRPFALDPDTQHSVSLEHSDNMRAGPSPPPSYASIPSAFQQAHTDEDLSHLLLPELLQDIQHYRNRAPETTLPRPFALDPDTKHSVSLEHSDNMRAGPSPPPSYASIPSAFQQAHTNEDPSHLLLPELLQDIQQYRNRAPETTLPRPFALDPDTQHSVSLEHSDNMRAGPSPPPSYASIPSAFQQAHTNEDPSHLLLPELLQDIQQYRNRAPASHLAQPPAGYGNFGGPTNIPPAGHRSFGAPTYIPPADHRSFGSPTYIPPTGHQSFRSLAYIPPAGHRSFGPPTYIPPTGHQSFRSPAYIPPAGHGRFGSATYIPPADYRSLGSPSNIPSRFLNNLPASMNLDEFLRSNEGAHFNPHQGGSSATWVRGPGGSRAIPPAAGSTHYYSLPEQNQQYPRDEGNQRLLQQHRSQGYQTPDGSQSRDPRRRWP; this is encoded by the exons ATGGAAAAAGGCGAAACACTGTCTGGTCTCCCTACTGCCCATTCTAGTTTACATAAATTAAACCGCTTACAATGTGAATTGGGAGAAGCCTCTGGTGCACAAGTAGATGATTCATCAGTTGGGAATTTGGACTTCAG AAATCCAGAGAATCATGGTGATGAGCAGCCCAGAATCATATCTGATGCTGATAGAGAAAATTCTGCATCATCTTGTGCAAGGGAGAGGCAAGGGATTGTGGGTCCTTCACTTTCGAGTGAAGCG CATGCATATTCAGATTCTCTACCAAGTTTCCAGGAGCCAACTGAATATTCTTCAAGAGAATCTGAATTCTTCTTGAAGTTCTTGGCAGAACAAATACAGTCCTCAAGACACAGCAGTGGAGGATCATACAGCAGCAGACCAACTAATTTCGTGCCTGAG GATGTTAGACAGGACACCTTTTCTGTATCTGGGCTACCTTCTCAAGCTTTGCCTAGCATCCACATTGCTCCAGAAACTACACTTCCTAG GCCATTTGCATTGGACCCTGACACTCAACATTCAGTTTCCTTGGAACATTCTGATAACATGCGTGCTGGCCCTTCACCTCCTCCAAGCTATGCAAGTATTCCCTCCGCTTTTCAGCAAGCACATACAGATGAAGATTTATCCCATCTACTTTTGCCGGAATTATTGCAAGATATTCAACACTACAGAAATCGTGCTCCAGAAACTACACTTCCTAGGCCATTTGCATTGGACCCTGACACTAAACATTCAGTTTCCTTGGAACATTCTGATAACATGCGTGCTGGCCCTTCACCTCCTCCAAGCTATGCAAGTATTCCCTCCGCTTTTCAGCAAGCACATACAAATGAAGATCCATCCCATCTACTTTTGCCGGAATTATTGCAAGATATTCAACAGTACAGAAATCGTGCTCCAGAAACTACACTTCCTAGGCCATTTGCATTGGACCCTGACACTCAACATTCAGTTTCCTTGGAACATTCTGATAACATGCGTGCTGGCCCTTCACCTCCTCCAAGCTATGCAAGTATTCCCTCCGCTTTTCAGCAAGCACATACAAATGAAGATCCATCCCATCTACTTTTGCCGGAATTATTGCAAGATATTCAACAGTACAGAAATCGTGCTCCTGCGAGTCACTTGGCACAACCTCCTGCTGGTTATGGAAATTTTGGGGGTCCCACCAACATTCCTCCTGCTGGCCATCGAAGTTTTGGGGCTCCCACCTACATTCCTCCTGCTGATCATCGAAGTTTTGGGAGTCCCACCTACATTCCTCCTACTGGCCATCAAAGTTTTAGGAGTCTTGCCTACATTCCTCCTGCTGGTCATCGAAGTTTTGGGCCTCCCACCTACATTCCTCCTACTGGCCATCAAAGTTTTAGGAGTCCTGCCTACATTCCTCCTGCTGGTCATGGAAGATTTGGGAGTGCCACCTACATTCCTCCTGCAGATTATAGAAGTTTAGGGAGTCCCAGCAACATTCCTTCGAGATTTCTGAACAATTTACCTGCTTCCATGAACTTGGATGAATTTTTAAGGTCCAACGAGGGAGCTCATTTCAACCCTCATCAG GGTGGGAGTTCTGCTACCTGGGTTCGTGGGCCTGGTGGTTCAAGGGCAATACCTCCAGCTGCAGGCAGCACACATTATTATAGTTTGCCGGAACAGAATCAACAGTACCCCAGAGATGAAGGGAATCAGCGGCTCTTGCAACAGCATAGATCTCAAGGGTACCAAACTCCTGATGGATCTCAATCAAGGGACCCACGAAGACGATGGCCATGA
- the LOC117926117 gene encoding uncharacterized protein At2g02148-like, with protein sequence MFEVSFSRRQIDISPIEAARARFLQIIVDYFINDHVIEVADSDADYNGQSGQDKLNKRKSREVQYEGDGSIKLPLLYTLAHILIFCFPEGPCTFQRRELATSLETRTRFPELVIQEEKLVRFVVVNGLVIVEKPDIVPIGDAEW encoded by the exons ATGTTTGAAGTTTCATTTTCAAGACGCCAAATAG ATATTTCACCAATTGAAGCAGCAAGGGCAAGGTTTTTGCAAATCATTGTGGACTATTTCATCAATGATCATGTAATTGAAGTGGCTGATTCTGATGCTGACTATAATGGTCAATCTGGGCAAGATAAGCTAAACAAAAGGAAATCAAGAGAGGTGCAATATGAAGGTGACG GGAGTATCAAACTGCCACTTTTGTATACATTAGCAcatatcttaatattttgtttccctGAAGGACCCTGTACATTTCAAAGAAGGGAATTGGCAACTTCACTTGAAACAAGGACAAGATTCCCAGAATTAGTAATACAAGAAGAGAAACTGGTTCGGTTTGTGGTTGTCAATGGTTTGGTTATTGTTGAGAAACCAGATATTGTGCCTATTGGTGATGCAGAGTGGTAA
- the LOC117927125 gene encoding extensin-like isoform X2 — translation MHAYSDSLPSFQEPTEYSSRESEFFLKFLAEQIQSSRHSSGGSYSSRPTNFVPEDVRQDTFSVSGLPSQALPSIHIAPETTLPRPFALDPDTQHSVSLEHSDNMRAGPSPPPSYASIPSAFQQAHTDEDLSHLLLPELLQDIQHYRNRAPETTLPRPFALDPDTKHSVSLEHSDNMRAGPSPPPSYASIPSAFQQAHTNEDPSHLLLPELLQDIQQYRNRAPETTLPRPFALDPDTQHSVSLEHSDNMRAGPSPPPSYASIPSAFQQAHTNEDPSHLLLPELLQDIQQYRNRAPASHLAQPPAGYGNFGGPTNIPPAGHRSFGAPTYIPPADHRSFGSPTYIPPTGHQSFRSLAYIPPAGHRSFGPPTYIPPTGHQSFRSPAYIPPAGHGRFGSATYIPPADYRSLGSPSNIPSRFLNNLPASMNLDEFLRSNEGAHFNPHQGGSSATWVRGPGGSRAIPPAAGSTHYYSLPEQNQQYPRDEGNQRLLQQHRSQGYQTPDGSQSRDPRRRWP, via the exons ATG CATGCATATTCAGATTCTCTACCAAGTTTCCAGGAGCCAACTGAATATTCTTCAAGAGAATCTGAATTCTTCTTGAAGTTCTTGGCAGAACAAATACAGTCCTCAAGACACAGCAGTGGAGGATCATACAGCAGCAGACCAACTAATTTCGTGCCTGAG GATGTTAGACAGGACACCTTTTCTGTATCTGGGCTACCTTCTCAAGCTTTGCCTAGCATCCACATTGCTCCAGAAACTACACTTCCTAG GCCATTTGCATTGGACCCTGACACTCAACATTCAGTTTCCTTGGAACATTCTGATAACATGCGTGCTGGCCCTTCACCTCCTCCAAGCTATGCAAGTATTCCCTCCGCTTTTCAGCAAGCACATACAGATGAAGATTTATCCCATCTACTTTTGCCGGAATTATTGCAAGATATTCAACACTACAGAAATCGTGCTCCAGAAACTACACTTCCTAGGCCATTTGCATTGGACCCTGACACTAAACATTCAGTTTCCTTGGAACATTCTGATAACATGCGTGCTGGCCCTTCACCTCCTCCAAGCTATGCAAGTATTCCCTCCGCTTTTCAGCAAGCACATACAAATGAAGATCCATCCCATCTACTTTTGCCGGAATTATTGCAAGATATTCAACAGTACAGAAATCGTGCTCCAGAAACTACACTTCCTAGGCCATTTGCATTGGACCCTGACACTCAACATTCAGTTTCCTTGGAACATTCTGATAACATGCGTGCTGGCCCTTCACCTCCTCCAAGCTATGCAAGTATTCCCTCCGCTTTTCAGCAAGCACATACAAATGAAGATCCATCCCATCTACTTTTGCCGGAATTATTGCAAGATATTCAACAGTACAGAAATCGTGCTCCTGCGAGTCACTTGGCACAACCTCCTGCTGGTTATGGAAATTTTGGGGGTCCCACCAACATTCCTCCTGCTGGCCATCGAAGTTTTGGGGCTCCCACCTACATTCCTCCTGCTGATCATCGAAGTTTTGGGAGTCCCACCTACATTCCTCCTACTGGCCATCAAAGTTTTAGGAGTCTTGCCTACATTCCTCCTGCTGGTCATCGAAGTTTTGGGCCTCCCACCTACATTCCTCCTACTGGCCATCAAAGTTTTAGGAGTCCTGCCTACATTCCTCCTGCTGGTCATGGAAGATTTGGGAGTGCCACCTACATTCCTCCTGCAGATTATAGAAGTTTAGGGAGTCCCAGCAACATTCCTTCGAGATTTCTGAACAATTTACCTGCTTCCATGAACTTGGATGAATTTTTAAGGTCCAACGAGGGAGCTCATTTCAACCCTCATCAG GGTGGGAGTTCTGCTACCTGGGTTCGTGGGCCTGGTGGTTCAAGGGCAATACCTCCAGCTGCAGGCAGCACACATTATTATAGTTTGCCGGAACAGAATCAACAGTACCCCAGAGATGAAGGGAATCAGCGGCTCTTGCAACAGCATAGATCTCAAGGGTACCAAACTCCTGATGGATCTCAATCAAGGGACCCACGAAGACGATGGCCATGA